The DNA region TCAAAGCCGCACGTGGTTGCGTGGGCAAGGGCACGGGCACGAGGAGGCGGCGATGAGTCGCTGTGAGAGTTGTGGCATGCCGCTCAACGATGCCACGCAGGGCACCGAGGCCGATGGCGCGCCCAGCGCCGCCTACTGCCTGACGTGCTACGCCGACGGCTCTTTCACGTCGCCCGATGCCTCCATCGACGACGTACGCGAGGCCGCCATCGCCGCGCTCGTCGCAGAGGGCGTGCCGCCCTTGACCGCCACTCGCCTCACGAGCTCGATTGCCTCCCTGCCGCGCTGGGCCTAGGGCCTCAATAGCCGCCAATATCGCATCGTGCGGGGGACCCGCCTAAGCTGGCGCGAAACGCGAGCCCGCCACGATCGCGTCGGCGAGGTGCAGGAGCGTTTGGGGGATGTCTGCGAGCGGGCTCGTGACCGTCACCAACACCAGGCGCTTGCTACCCGGGACCGTGCGCCAATAGTCGGCGCTGAAGGCCCGGATCGGGACATCCTCGAGGCCCTCGGCCACGACCGTCTCGGCGATGTGCCACCGACGCGCCGACGCGCCATCCGCACACGGTCGCACCTCCCAGCCGCCTCCATCCCCGATGGC from Demequina lutea includes:
- a CDS encoding zinc ribbon domain-containing protein, which encodes MSRCESCGMPLNDATQGTEADGAPSAAYCLTCYADGSFTSPDASIDDVREAAIAALVAEGVPPLTATRLTSSIASLPRWA